In Natranaerovirga hydrolytica, the sequence CTCTTTATCATTTACAACTTAATACAATCATATTTTCTTTACTAATATTTTAACTGTTTTTTGGGTTTTTTTCAATTGTTTATGAATTGCTTTGAATACTTTTTTTAATAAAGAAAAAAAAACTTTTAAATATCCAAAGATAAATCTTAATATAGTTGTAAAGGGTCTGAAAAGAATGGTTATTATTTTTTTTAATATAGAAAGTATGAAGTTAATCAATTTAGCCACATATGTTACCAACATTTTACTGAACAAGGAAAAATACGTCATCAAACCAATAATGACTCCGATTATAATATACCCTCTTATAATCCCATTATTCTGTTTAAATAATGTTATAAATAATATCATACTGCTAATGATCCAAAAAAGCATATCTTCTATATTGATTACAAAATTAGAATGTTTGATTATCCTGCGAAAAATCCTGATACAGTCATAAAACAAACCAATAACAATGCCTGTACCTATAGCAACCAAAAATACCTGACTTTGAATTTTAATAAATTCACTCAAATAACTACACCTCTATCTAAATAATCTTCCAAGTAGTGAGCCACCTGATTTATTATACATATTTTGATTACTATAAATGACACTTTCTATTTCGCCATCAATATCAACTTCTCCTTTTTCTACGCTTAACCGATTAACATGAAGGTCTAAGCCCTTAATACTTAACATACCTAATTCCGTTTCTAACACAACTTCATCTGCATCAAAAGATAAAACATCTATAACGCCTGTAATTAATCCAGAATTTCTATTGTTAATTGTTATTTTATGACCGTGTTTCACCATTTTATCGTCCATTTTAAACCTCCTCTAATTCATGCTTTTATACTTCATTATATTAGAGGTTGTTTAATTTTATTCTTAAGTATCTGGGTTAATTTTTAAAAGTCATCTGCTCAAACAATAAAAACTCTACCACAAGCATTAAGTCTTCTTACAATACCTTATACATTTCTTTTGCTTCATCTTTTTTACTTGTTTCTTTAACATTTATGACTTCTACTTTTATTGTTTTTGTTCCAAATTGAATCTCAATAACATCTCCTTCTTTAACCTCTAAAGAAGACTTCGCTACTTTATCATTTACAATTACTCTGCCTGCTGAACAAGCTTCATTAGCAACACTTCTTCTTTTTATAAGCCTAGATACCTTTAAGTACTTGTCTAATCTCATTACTTCACTTCCTTTATTCATATTCACTTGTAACATGCCTTTCACTTCATAACAGGCACAAGTTTCAATGAAAGTCAAATTTCCAAATCCTTGGGAGCAAGTTTGCAAATTTGACTTTCAGATTAATTTTATTTTTAAAAGCAAAATTCAGTGGATAATATACCCACTGAATTTCAAGAAGTACTTATCCTACTTATGTAGAGAAAATATTACTTCTTTTGTTAATTGGTCTTTAATTAACCGTTTACAGAATCTTTTAAAGCTTTTCCAGCTTTAAATCTTGGAGCTTTTGATGCAGGAATCTTCATTGGTTCACCAGTTTGAGGATTTCTACCTTCTCTAGCAGCTCTTTCTGCTACATCAAATGTTCCAAATCCAACTAATTGAACTTTTCCCCCATTAGCTAATTCTTCGCTAACTACATCAACAAAAGCTTTTAATACTTTTTCTGAGTCTTTTTTGCTCAACTCTGTTTGTGCTGCAATTGCAGCTACTAAATCAGATTTGTTCATAAAACTCCTCCTCTTTTAATAAGTTTAATTTTCTTATATAAACAATCGCTATTAACGATTATTTTATACGCTTCCACAAGTTGTCCATTTCTTCTAAAGACATGGATTCTAACTTGTAGCCTTCCTTTTGGGCTAGAGTTTCAATGCCCTCAAATCTAGTTATAAACTTTTCTGTGGCATTTGTCAAGGAAAATTCCGGATTTATGTTAAAAAATCTTGATAAATTCACCATTGTGAATAATAAATCTCCATATTCTTCTTCCATTTCTTCCACATCATTTGCTTCATATGCTAATTCGAATTCTTCTAATTCTTCTTTGATTTTGTCAATAACCTGATCTCTTTGTTGAAAGTCAAAACCTACTCTTTTAGCCTTTTTCTGGACTTTTTTAGCTCTAAGTAAAGCTGGTAATTCCTTAGGTACTCTTTTCATATCTTCACTAATTGTATCTAATTTTTTTTCTTGTTTTTTTATAGCTTCCCAAGAAGCATTAACCTCTTCAATGCTTTCTAGTTCAATATTACTAAAAATATGAGGATGTCGTCTGATTAGCTTTTGACAAATAGTGGTTATTACCTTTCCCATATTAAATGTTTGATTATCTTTTGCAATTTGCGCATGAAAAACCACTTGCAATAACAAATCTCCTAATTCTTCACATAAATTTTCATTATCGTTATTATTAATTGCTTCTATAACTTCATAAGCTTCTTCAATTAAACTTTCTTTTAAAGTAGAGTGGGTTTGCTCTTTATCCCAAGGGCAACCATCTTTACCTCTTAATACTTTCATTATTCCTATTAAGTCATTTAATTCATATTGATCTTTAATAATTTCACTCACTATGTAACACATCCTTACTAGAAAGTTTAATGGTTAAAAGTCTAATCTAAAAATCCTTATCAACAAGTTTAAAATCATACTTTCACATTACCTAATATATCATAAAAAGGACTATTAATAAATAGTCCTAATGGTATAAAAACACTCCTAAATTTATTGTTCCATTTGTTTTCCTAAAAATCCCGCTGCAGAAAAAGCCAATTTTTGTTCGGTATCACCCATTTTAATTTTTGGGTCTTTGTTTAAAAATACCACTGCACCAATAGCATCACCTTCTGAAATTATAGGCGTTATGACTTCACTTGTGTATTCATCATTGTCTTGATCAGTAATATTAACAAAACTTTTTTCATCTTTTGTGGCTATAATATTTTCTCTTTCGCTAATTGTATTTTCTAGCTCTTTGCTAATATGCTTTTGATATAAGTCTTTTTTACCGCCACCAGAAACAGCAATAATTTGATCTTTATCTGATATACATATAATATGTCCTGTTGTTTGTGCTAAAGACTCTGCATATTGCTTTGCAAAAGCACTTAATTCGCCTATTGGAGAATATTTTTTGAGCACAATTTCTCCATCCTTATCTGTAAATATTTCTAAAGGATCACCTTCTCTTATTCTTAATGTTCTTCGTATTTCTTTTGGTATTACTACTCTACCTAAATCATCAATTCTTCTTACGATACCTGTTGCTTTCAAGTTTCTTCCTCCTTTTGAGAAAAAAGTCATTGCTGTCATAGTTTAGTATGTTTATTTATCATTTTTTTATGCAAAATTCCTTCTCAAATGATTGGAAAAAACTTGAACTTTATTCTTCGTCTATGATAATTCCCAGTGTGATATCCTCCCAAATCTCTTCATTCACACGAATGGTATAATTTCTCTTCCACTCTTCATATTGTTTATAAAAGGCATTATTTTTTTGAACGTAGATACTTTCTTCTTCTAACACCTCTTTATAAGCTTCATATTGTTCTACAATGTTTTCTGTTGCATCAATGAATTCTTCTGTTTGTATAATATGGTAACCATAACTTGTTTCTATAACTTCACTTATTTCTCCTGGTTCAAGATTAAATGCCGCTTCTTCAAATTCTGGCATCATTTCTCCCCTATAAAAAGTATATTCACCATTGTCTTCTAGCGAAGCTTGGTCTTCAGAGTATTCTAGTACCAAGGATACAAAATCTTCTCCATCTTTGGCTCTTTCTTGTATTTCAACTGCCTTTTTATAATGTTCTTCACCTTCAATTAAGATATGTTTGGCTCTAACTTGCCCAAGGGTTAAATAATATAGAAATTCAAGGGTCTCATCGTTATTAATATATTCTTGGGTTTGCTCTAAGTTTGGTTCAAATCCCTTTGTAAGTTCTTCAAAAACTTTATTGACTATAAAGCTTTCATAAAATATTTGTTCTACTAAAGTTTCATTAATGTTTCCTTCATTGGATTTTTTATAATTTTGTACATACTCATTAATGCTTTCACTTTCTTCTTGGTCTATATCCATTCCTAGTTCTTTTGCTTTGTCATTGATTATTTTTATTTGAACAATATTTTCAATTACTCTTTCTTTTGCTACTTCTGAAGCTGTTTTACCATCAAAATTGGTCTCCCAAATATCTTTACCACCAATAGCTTCAAACTCTTTTTCAATTTCTTTTAAATATATTTCTACCTCTTCTAAAAAAACTTCTTGCTCATTTATAGATATGATGACTTCTTCAGCTTCATTTTTTGTTTCTTGAACCGAACAACCAGAAATAATTAGTATAACAACAAGCATTACAATGCAAATACGCCTTTTCATTTGCACCCTCCATTCCATCTGTCTAAATACCTAATATAACTATTATAAATCCTTTTATTTAGTCCTTCAAACCTTTTATGTCTTGTAATACATTTTTAATATGTCTGAAAAGTTCTGTTTTGCTTTTTGTTTTTAATGGCAACAGAAAATAAGGTTCTGGCTGTGCATTAAATTTGATTTTATTGTTATATTTATTAATGAGTTCAGGAATTTTTGTAGGGTTAATT encodes:
- the yabQ gene encoding spore cortex biosynthesis protein YabQ → MSEFIKIQSQVFLVAIGTGIVIGLFYDCIRIFRRIIKHSNFVINIEDMLFWIISSMILFITLFKQNNGIIRGYIIIGVIIGLMTYFSLFSKMLVTYVAKLINFILSILKKIITILFRPFTTILRFIFGYLKVFFSLLKKVFKAIHKQLKKTQKTVKILVKKI
- the yabP gene encoding sporulation protein YabP, whose protein sequence is MDDKMVKHGHKITINNRNSGLITGVIDVLSFDADEVVLETELGMLSIKGLDLHVNRLSVEKGEVDIDGEIESVIYSNQNMYNKSGGSLLGRLFR
- a CDS encoding RNA-binding S4 domain-containing protein, producing the protein MRLDKYLKVSRLIKRRSVANEACSAGRVIVNDKVAKSSLEVKEGDVIEIQFGTKTIKVEVINVKETSKKDEAKEMYKVL
- a CDS encoding HU family DNA-binding protein yields the protein MNKSDLVAAIAAQTELSKKDSEKVLKAFVDVVSEELANGGKVQLVGFGTFDVAERAAREGRNPQTGEPMKIPASKAPRFKAGKALKDSVNG
- the mazG gene encoding nucleoside triphosphate pyrophosphohydrolase; the encoded protein is MSEIIKDQYELNDLIGIMKVLRGKDGCPWDKEQTHSTLKESLIEEAYEVIEAINNNDNENLCEELGDLLLQVVFHAQIAKDNQTFNMGKVITTICQKLIRRHPHIFSNIELESIEEVNASWEAIKKQEKKLDTISEDMKRVPKELPALLRAKKVQKKAKRVGFDFQQRDQVIDKIKEELEEFELAYEANDVEEMEEEYGDLLFTMVNLSRFFNINPEFSLTNATEKFITRFEGIETLAQKEGYKLESMSLEEMDNLWKRIK
- the spoVT gene encoding stage V sporulation protein T codes for the protein MKATGIVRRIDDLGRVVIPKEIRRTLRIREGDPLEIFTDKDGEIVLKKYSPIGELSAFAKQYAESLAQTTGHIICISDKDQIIAVSGGGKKDLYQKHISKELENTISERENIIATKDEKSFVNITDQDNDEYTSEVITPIISEGDAIGAVVFLNKDPKIKMGDTEQKLAFSAAGFLGKQMEQ
- a CDS encoding peptidylprolyl isomerase: MKRRICIVMLVVILIISGCSVQETKNEAEEVIISINEQEVFLEEVEIYLKEIEKEFEAIGGKDIWETNFDGKTASEVAKERVIENIVQIKIINDKAKELGMDIDQEESESINEYVQNYKKSNEGNINETLVEQIFYESFIVNKVFEELTKGFEPNLEQTQEYINNDETLEFLYYLTLGQVRAKHILIEGEEHYKKAVEIQERAKDGEDFVSLVLEYSEDQASLEDNGEYTFYRGEMMPEFEEAAFNLEPGEISEVIETSYGYHIIQTEEFIDATENIVEQYEAYKEVLEEESIYVQKNNAFYKQYEEWKRNYTIRVNEEIWEDITLGIIIDEE